A genomic segment from Triticum dicoccoides isolate Atlit2015 ecotype Zavitan chromosome 1A, WEW_v2.0, whole genome shotgun sequence encodes:
- the LOC119294110 gene encoding uncharacterized protein LOC119294110: protein MTRGSQRERDRERAAARKPNSKNGGDGLTPEQRRERDKKALEEKNAKKAAQASGSTSTDAKGKDAKK from the exons ATGACTC GGGGCAGCCAGAGGGAGCGCGACCGCGAGCGCGCCGCGGCGCGGAAGCCCAACTCCAAGAACGGCGGCGACGGCCTCACCCCGGAGCAGCGCCGCGAGAG GGACAAGAAGGCGCTGGAGGAGAAGAACGCCAAGAAGGCGGCGCAGGCCTCCGGGAGCACCTCCACGGACGCCAAGGGCAAGGACGCCAAGAAGTAG